GCGGCCGCCGCGGCGTCGCCGGCCTCGGCCCGGACCACGACGTCCTGCAGCTCGGCCCGGGTGAGCGGGTCCGGGTCGTCGGCCGCCCAGGCGCGGGCGGCGTCCAGCAGACCGGGGTCGACGGAGGGGCCGGTCACCGCACGGCCTCGCGGACGACGTCGGCGAGCAGGGCGCCGATCCGAGCCGCGGCCTGCCGGCCGGCGTCGATGACCTCCTGGTGGCTCAGCGGCTCACCGCCGACCCCGGCGGCGAGGTTCGTCACCAGCGAGATGCCGAGCACCTCGAGCCCGGCCTGCCGGGCCGCGATCGCCTCGAGCGTCGTCGACATCCCCACCAGGTCCCCGCCGAGGACCCTGGCCATCGCCACCTCGGCGGGCGTCTCGTAGTGCGGGCCGCGGAACTGCACGTACACGCCCTCGGGCAGGTCGCCGTCCACGCCGCGGGCGAGGCCGCGCAGCCGCGTGGAGTACAGGTCGGTGAGGTCGACGAACGTCGCCCCCTCGACCGGCGAGGTGGCGGTGAGGTTGAGGTGGTCGCGGATGAGCACGGCGGTGCCCGGCGTCCACTCCGGGCGCAGCG
This DNA window, taken from Kineosporiaceae bacterium SCSIO 59966, encodes the following:
- a CDS encoding purine-nucleoside phosphorylase; amino-acid sequence: MTAPVPDLSDPATDPLDVARAAAAVVAERTGTERHDVALVLGSGWAAGADLLGETLAELPAPEIPGFPPPAVEGHVGTIRSIAVGVSGARALVLGSRTHLYEGKGVRAVAHGVRTAAAAGCRFVVLTNGCGSLRPEWTPGTAVLIRDHLNLTATSPVEGATFVDLTDLYSTRLRGLARGVDGDLPEGVYVQFRGPHYETPAEVAMARVLGGDLVGMSTTLEAIAARQAGLEVLGISLVTNLAAGVGGEPLSHQEVIDAGRQAAARIGALLADVVREAVR